A section of the Ranitomeya imitator isolate aRanImi1 chromosome 7, aRanImi1.pri, whole genome shotgun sequence genome encodes:
- the LOC138645940 gene encoding histone H1C-like gives MAETAPAAAPPPAEPAAKSKKQPKKSAAKKSNKPSGPSVSELIVKAVSASKERSGLSLAALKKVLSAGGYDVEKNNSRLKLAVRSLVTKGALLQVKGSGASGSFKLNKKQETKDKVAKKKPAAAAKPKKPAAAKKAAKSPKKPKKAPTAAKKSPKKAKKPAAAKKAAKSPKKPKAAPKPKKVTKSPAKKAAKPSKSPAKKAAKAKKPAAKK, from the coding sequence atggcagagaccgcgccagccgccgctccccctccagcagaaccggccgccaaatccaagaagcagccgaaGAAATCCGCCGCCAAGAAGAGCAATAAACCTTCCGGCCCCAGCGTCTCCGAGCTGATCGTGAAAGCCGTGTCCGCCTCCAAGGAGCGCAGCGGGTTGTCTCTGGCCGCCCTGAAGAAGGTTCTGTCTGCCGGAGGATACGATGTAGAGAAGAACAACAGCCGCCTGAAGCTGGCCGTCAGGTCTCTGGTCACCAAGGGCGCCCTCCTCCAGGTGAAAGGCAGCGGCGCCTCCGGGTCCTTCAAGCTGAACAAGAAGCAGGAGACGAAGGACAAAGTGGCCAAGAAGAAGCCAGCAGCTGCGGCCAAACCCAAGAAACCCGCTGCTGCCAAGAAAGCCGCCAAATCTCCGAAGAAGCCCAAAAAGGCTCCGACCGCGGCCAAGAAGAGCCCGAAAAAGGCCAAGAAGCCCGCAGCTGCCAAGAAAGCGGCCAAGAGCCCCAAGAAGCCGAAAGCCGCTCCCAAGCCCAAGAAGGTGACGAAAAGTCCGGCTAAAAAGGCGGCCAAACCCTCCAAGAGTCCGGCTAAGAAGGCTGCGAAAGCCAAGAAGCCCGCGGCTAAGAAATAA